One Xyrauchen texanus isolate HMW12.3.18 chromosome 34, RBS_HiC_50CHRs, whole genome shotgun sequence genomic window carries:
- the LOC127628252 gene encoding odorant receptor 131-2-like yields MARANITSESLSLTNMQIFKVDLLDAITISKNIVGVLMPLFFIYVNCVMVFALRRKPIFHETSRYILFGHMLLNDSVLLLVTTIMYAISLSVIQITTAICTLLQFVSNCTLRNAPLTLAVMSLERYVAICFPLRHCNIATPKITYIALGIIWLLSSLDFIIDFIYAFFINSYHLAEIMHCSRDRLFPAKWQMDKSQGFDAFYFVSVAVIIIFTYISIMVTAKSVSSDKGSARKAHRTVLLHLIQLGLCLTSILYVIIEKSLNLIVGNLRILNYIIVLVLPRCLSPLIYGLRDDAVRPLFKYYFSCRSGKFRPSVNVH; encoded by the coding sequence ATGGCCAGGGCCAATATCACAAGTGAGAGTCTGTCTTTAACTAATATGCAAATCTTTAAGGTAGACCTACTAGATGCTATAACCATTTCTAAAAATATAGTGGGTGTGCTAATGCCCCTGTTCTTCATCTATGTAAACTGTGTCATGGTCTTTGCTCTAAGAAGGAAGCCCATATTCCACGAGACATCACGCTACATACTTTTTGGCCACATGCTATTGAATGACTCTGTACTTTTACTGGTGACAACCATCATGTATGCCATTTCTCTGTCAGTTATACAAATAACCACAGCCATCTGCACTCTTTTACAGTTTGTATCCAACTGCACTTTGCGTAATGCTCCTCTGACTCTGGCAGTGATGTCCCTGGAGCGATATGTGGCCATCTGCTTTCCTTTAAGGCATTGCAACATCGCAACACCAAAAATAACTTACATTGCATTAGGAATCATATGGTTACTTAGTTCTCTAGATTTCATTATAGACTTTATTTATGCATTCTTCATTAACTCATATCATTTAGCAGAGATTATGCATTGCTCGCGAGATAGATTGTTTCCAGCCAAATGGCAGATGGATAAATCACAAGGGTTTGATGCTTTTTATTTTGTGTCTGTTGCAGTGATCATTATTTTCACTTACATTAGCATTATGGTGACAGCCAAGTCTGTTTCATCTGATAAAGGTTCTGCTAGGAAAGCCCATAGAACAGTGTTATTGCACTTGATTCAGCTGGGCCTGTGTCTCACCTCTATCCTATATGTTATAATAGAAAAATCACTGAACCTCATAGTAGGAAACCTCAGAATTCTGAATTATATTATTGTTCTTGTTCTGCCACGCTGTCTTAGCCCTCTGATCTATGGTTTGAGAGATGATGCCGTGAGGCCCTTATTCAAATATTACTTCAGCTGTCGTTCAGGCAAATTCAGGCCCTCTGTTAATGTGCATTAA